In Pyrus communis chromosome 11, drPyrComm1.1, whole genome shotgun sequence, the sequence AACTATTTTTCTTGAGAAGCGGCCTGGCCTACAAAGGGCAGAATCTAGTACTTCGGGCCTGTTTGTTGCTGCAACAACAATCACCTTCGAGTCTGACTCAAATCCATCCATTTCCGTCAGCAACTAcaagaacagaaaaaaaaaattcaatgaaaaaacattattgaattgatattaaaataaatttcaaacatACATTACAGATGACAAGATGTCCACTGAAATCCATATCTAAGATCTACCGATACAATAATGTGGTTGTCCTTAATACTGCCTTCTACTATTGTACATAACagcagaataaaaaaaataagcaaattTTACGTGTTGATACTTGATAGCTATTTAgacttgaaaattgaaaacaaaactaagGACATTAAGGGAAATACTCAATGTTCTAAGGTTGAAGGTGAAAGTATTAAGCTAAACGCACAGTAAATAAGCAAGAAAAGTTGGCAAGATTTTAAAGGAGACCAATATTATTTTCCCATCATACAAAATCAAACAGGAGAGAACAAAAGAGTCTTCCCAACTACAGTAATTTGACAATTTTCAAAAAGTTTGGAAATACAAATAATGGCCCACAGATGAAATTATATACTAACAATTCCAGAAGACATTCAGAATGTGACCGCTTAAACTTTGAATGGATGCGAGAAATGCAGGATTGAAGCCAGAATTGAACCTTGTATTACCTGATTCAATGTTTGGTCACGCTCATCATTGAAACTTCTGCCACGCTTCGTTCCAACTGCATCAAGCTCATCAATGAATACAATTGAAGGCGAATGTTTCCTTGCCATATTAAAAAGGTCTCTAATGCGAGCTGCTCCTCTTCCAACAAACATCTCCACAAATTCACTGGCAGAAACACTGAAAAATGGTACACCTGCTTCTCCAGCCACTGCACGGGCAAGTAATGTTTTCCCTGTTCCGGGAGGACCAACCAGCAATACCCCTCTGGGTAACTTTGCTCCTAGTTTGTTGTAGTTAATAGCTCCTTGCAAGCATAAAACTATCTACAAACAAGAAAGATGTCAAGAAAATAAAGGAGAAAAttgtataaataattaaataacaaGAATATATTTCAGTGCCTTTGTTTGTAATCACGTATACAAACAGGTCGTAAAATCCACTAGGGTAACAAACATCATAGTTTTGAGAGGCAATAATAAACTTTAGAAGGACATAAAGCTTAAAGAGATCCCGTTATACAATACTTATGTTATTCACTTACTTGTCTAACACCTCTGAATAAAACGAGAAACATCCACAAGATTATATCTCAATAAAAGATATGCACCCTGAAAGGCTCATCGCCATGTGTGATAGGACTTGTTGCAAGCCTTGGGATACCTTCCCAGCACTGTTCTGGATACAAATTTCGATTCATGATGTGAACCAGCCTTTATATTTAACAGAAATGCACAACTTTCTCCgtagtatatatattttgttcaaGCCTTTGGTGTTTCAAGCTCACAGACAACAGAACATTCCAACAACAAGCAAAAGATGCACTGTTTTGGCTGTGATGCTCTATCTTTCTATCTAAGAACTGATAAATATGTCTTCCTAGTGTTTATAACTTGTATCAGTAAGTGTTTAAGCCACAAGCTTCCAAGCTTTCACAGAGTACATAATTGTAGCAAGCAGAGTGAAGGATATCCACAGTTCCGAGATAAGAAAAGTAAGTTACCTCATTATCAACTACATAATCAAGTTAGCAATGCAAAAAAGTATCAATGCATAGAAATAAAGCATGCAACATATCTAATCTATTCTAGAGAAGAGATGTGTACCTCCATAAGCTCCAATTTCGCAGCATCAACTCCCTCAACATCTTCAAATCCAACCAACTGCTTATCAGGTCGCCGCTTTCTAGCTGGGCTATTAGCAGCAGAAAGTTGACGATAAAGAAGCCACATCAATGGCATCAAAGGAATCCACAGAGATATTATAGTTATCAAAGTAGTCCTCATTGACATCAAAACTGATTGAGGAGCCGAGCTATATGTAattcctttctctctcatcaAACTAAGTAAAAATTTCTCATCATGATCTACTTTTCTGGTCAAATACTGCCAGTCAGGCGTAGAAGCTTGAGTAGGTGATAATTTTCTCAATACATTCCTATTCGGTGCTTGACTAGATCGAGAGCCATCATTACTTGTGACTTTATCAGCCACATTCTCACTTTCAATGCTTGGCAATTCTCCCTCAGACAATTGAGTACCCCCATCAACGCGAGAATTTGTGTTATAATATATCCGACGAGACCCCTCTTCAAGTAGAACTTTTGTAACAGACTCATTTTGAAGGCTTGTTATCAATTCTGAATATGGAACCATTTTCGGAGAGGGCACAGCTGTGAACTTCAGAAACAAATAGCAGAGCCCCAATATCACAGAAACCAAAGAAACAAGTGTCACTCTTCTCATGTTCATTCGCAAGAAAGTCCCAACACCATTCAACACTGACTGAATTGTAACTCTTTTCACTCTCATAACTAACCACCGCAACCTCGGGCGCAATCTCAAAGAGAATCTCCTCCTCAAAGACCTCAACTTAGTGTCTCCTTTCTTTCCCAAAAGGACCTGCTTATTCGTGCTATTTGTATTCATAAATGGCTCCATTTTATTGTAACAACACAACCCATGTCTAGATTTACAACAACTATTCAATCCCTCTAACCAAACTCCACTGTTTCCATTCATCAGTGGCCTAAGCTCATTGTTCGAGAACAATCCATGTTGAAAGTTTCGCAATTTACGAAAACCCACGGAACGAAAAGCAAATGAACTACGGCAACCTCTATACTTTCCCAAAGACTTGGACTTATTGCCGTGAAATTCTAATTTGTTGGGGATAGATAAGAACCCAGTATTGGAAACAACAGAAAAACAAGAAGCCATGCTTTTCTCTACAAAAACACTTGTCTACTGAAACAACAGAGCAAAACCCACTAACTTTATCACCACCATTGCAAAATTAACACAGAAAAACTCATAAATTTGTGTAATTTGGCaagaaaaatgaacaaaattcagaaaaataaaCCTGTCAGAGCTGCTTCAGAACTCACAATTCTCAGAGCTGGGGAAGTTTGTGGGAACAGGAAGAGTGTTTGCTAGTGATTTTTTGGAAGATGGGATATGAAAGTGAAAGTCTTTGTGGGTTGGGTCCATCAATGAGGAGTAaaacaagaaggaagaaaacaGTTTGCTAAGAACTGAGATAAATTATCTCCAAGGTTTTGCTAACACATTTGTTAATTCTCACTTTACAACTTATTGTAAAATTTACACTTTATTATCCTTAATTCTTTCCTTTCACTTTTTAACCTAAAGTTACGATTTGTCATTAATAAAAGTCtaatacctaaaaaaaaaaaaaaaattgggcaataacaaaattatcataaatccaaaaaaaatatttaaactgaAAACactataaaatagaaaaattttacttgcatttttcaACTATCACTACAATTTTATCCTCTATCTCATTCGTTGTTTTTTTAAGGAAATAAGCACAAAATTTGTCATCGGCTTTAAAGTCGCTAATATCTCCACCATTTGATCTGAACACCTCACTCTATAGGCATACTCGCCCCACGCACACACTAAGCCAATGTTGATTTCATACTGGCTACGACCAAGTCGTTGTCACTTCGATTCTCAAATTCCACTAccaaatccaattcccatttctaATCAATACATACCCGCTTTAGATTTGTACCCAAGACTCGGCTACAAGATGTTCAAGCCAAATGCAACGTTTTTTACAACACGACGGAGATGAACTTCACAAACATGTTCGTCGCGTAGATGGAGGCAGGTAAGAGGTGTACCCACCGGCATAAAGATAAAAGAAGGTTGCGTTGGTGTAGATTTGGAGTGGCTCGGGTTGGTGTGGGGTGGGGGAGAGTTTGGTGGTGCGGATGATGTGCTGTGATTGGTTCTTTTGGCCTCTACCTTTGGGTATGGCTGCACaagatttgtttttatttttttttattttttactaagTTGGACTAGTAGTCCCCATATTTTAGTATGATATTCACTTTCATCCTAACggtttgttttcttacattttcaTCCTATAGGTTTCTTTCAATTTACACATGCCCATGAAGGTTGGATTGAACTCGGGAGCTAGAAAGGATGAGGtgaaagtttttttattaactgAGCTGCAAACTTACAttcttgtaattttatttaattaacatTATTAATCTAATTTATCAAATAAGTTCGTAGTAAAACGATAAATTTTACATTAGTACGAGACTATAATGCTAACAAGAAATAATCTTCCAATAAATCATCCAAAAAACACATCGCAATTTTACATTAGTACGAGACTATAATGCCAACAAACGACGGATATATTGATTTCGGGTGATATCTAACAAATCACGCGTTCAGTTGTCGTTGGTTTGCCATTAAGCAACGACTCCAAAACGCCGCCATCGAGCTTCAGGTTCACTAAACGGCGTCGTTCCAAGTCGGTTCCGTGTGCGTCACAGTCCGTTGACGCCGAGGCATCAATACTTCCTGAATTTATGGTGGATGTAGAAATATCAGTCAATCGTATCCGATGATATTTTGATcctagtgagagagagagagagagagagagaaagagaggacgCACTCTTTCGCTCACACTGCAAACACGCGTAAAGCTCCATTTGGTTTTGGTGGATGACAGAAACTACCATTCTTAGACCCTCCTCTGTCTGAATCTCATTGATTGGAAGCAGCTGAAGAAACAGCCGCCATTTgagagaaaaaggaagcaaCTTTAACGAGCAGAAGAACAAGCAGaagaaaacccatcaaatttATCCAATTTCCCAGGTGGGTATTCAATTTTTCCTGCTTTTGACTGTGGTTTCGATttgggtttttgattttttttcctcattGCGTTTAGAGATTGGTGGTTCGATGGAGACTGGTGGATGTTTGATTGTCTTCCACTCTGCCCatctgatttgtttttgttttggtttggttctgaatttgattttatttgattttcctGTATTGGGTATGCTTTTGTTTGTCCAGATGGGATTTTTGTTGTGTTTAGATTTCAGAATGGTCTCTTTGTCACCAAGTGACCAAGGAATGTATGGTCACGCACCTTTGGATTTAATATCAAGGCTGGAGAATAaatgaatatgcatttagtGCTTTAATCTCCACCCTTATATTATATTCAAGGGTGGGTCACCATAAATCTTTAGAAACCTGACGGACTCGTTTGGATTATATGTTAAATGATAGGTTGGGAACAAAGTTGTGTTGTGATTCTTCGATGGGGTGATAATATTCCTCTTGTTGTATTGTGGTATCATTTGCTAGAGCATCTTCTTATGTGCGCGTCTTTGTTGTTTCTCCTGATATGCTACCCAGTTTCTGTCCATATACATTGTTGTCTCATCAGCTGTTGTACCATATTTAAAAGCTAAAGGGTATGTTATATTTGTTTGCTAATGGAAGTTGTCTGCCAAATGGTTCGATAGATTATTTTAAGTTGATACTTTTAGAGCCGTCTAACTTGCGAGTCTTCTTAGCAATTCGACAGCAATAGGTTGCTGTTATATTAATGGCTACAGGCTACCACAAGTTTTCGTTGGTATGCTTTTTAATGTTTATGGAAGTGGGTTTGCTTGTATTCGTGTAATTGTGGTAGATTTTTGTGATTGTCAGCAGTatcatttttccttcatttcaCCTCTTTCAGTGTTGCCGGTCTATTTGGTCCACGAAATTGATCAAGGAAACAATACAATGTGGCGTGCAAGAGATTCTTTGAGATAGTGGAATGGAAAACAAActagaagaagatgatgacCATGAGCCAGGTCCAGTTCCTCCACTGAGATTGGACAGATTTGGCTTCTTAAAGCCAGAAATTTCACCTGAAGGTTTAACCAAGAGCAGGTCAGCCTTTGAATATGATAGGTAAGCTTACCAATATATTGTTTTCTGCTTTACTATTTGTATTTGGTCATAAAAAGTTCACTTAATGAATATGAGATTCGAGCAAATTAATATTTCATCCAAGCTAATCATATATCGTGGCTCTTCACCTTTTTCAGAGAGGAAAGAAGAGTTAGAAAATGGAGGAAGATGATTGGGGTGGGAGGGAGTGATTGGAAACATTATATTAGGAGAAAACCTCACGTTGTTAAAAGGAGAATAAGGAAAGGAATTCCTGATTGTTTAAGAGGTCTCGTTTGGCAGTTGATCTCTGGAAGTCGGGATCTGTTGCTGATGAACCCTGGGGTTTACGAGGTACATATTATTATCAGTAGTTATATCTTTATGTCATTGCTTTATGAGTTTGCAAGAAatgattctttgttttgttcataAGGGAAGGATCCCCCCTTTTTGTTTACTTCTGCTATAGAATACTTACGCTTTAGTATTTTATTAAATATCAACCCATGACAGAAGGTACTGTGTACCAAATCAGATGGTTCGCGGGGATGACATAGTCAATCATTTGAATCGCATAATAAATGTTATGTGGCTTCATCTGAACCATCTGGTtggaaaatatattaaaatgctGTTCTTTAATGAAAAGCTAAATGCTTTAGCAGTTTATAATGAAGACCACCGCTGCCAAAATCCTAGCGAATTACAGAAGTTTGACATGGCACTTTGGCGAAGTAAAATGTTTTATGCAGATTCATCTCTAATATGAGCTATGAACCAAACCTTATGTTAAACCTTTTTCTAAGTGGGCTCCAGTTGGAGAATCACAATTTTCTGAAGCGaaaattttttatatagattATGAACTGAGTTTGCCTTGATGCATACCTGGTGGTGTTGCTAGTTAAAATGTAGGTTGTAGAAAAAATACTTCCGAAGTTATCATTCCTATTTTACGGTGTTCCAACCCTTCTGCCAGTCTTTGACATGGTTTGATGTTGACCAGCACTGAAAAGTAATGCCAAAAGTCAATGTTCAACCAATAGGCTTAAGATCTTTCCACCTTGAGCACTTCATGCATTAGCTGGGTTCATgttagttgaatttaaaaatatacCGTTTGAGTCATTAGTGTAGAAAATGGATAACTATGTGGTCTGGAATTATTTAGGTGAGGTTGATTGTGGCTAGACAAATTTAATTACACTGCTCTTCCTTATTTGTGATTATTCTTTTTGCATCCCAAGTTGGTCTATCATCTTatgctcttctttctttgtgtaCACTCACCCATAGTATTAAACTAAGAAGTGGTGTGGTTGTTGCAGCAATTAGTGATTTATGAGACGTCAGCTTCAGAGCTGGATATAATTCGAGATATTTCGCGAACCTTCCCTTCACATGTTTTCTTCCAGCAGAGACACGGCCCTGGTCAAAGGTCCCTCTACAATGTTTTGAAGGCATACTCCGTCTTTGACAGAGAAGTTGGATATGTTCAGGTTTGACACTGTCTGTTTGTTTGCTCTTGCACTTAGTTTATGTCAGACACTGGAtaattttaaatgtttaaaaGAATGCAGGGAATGGGATTTCTGGCTGGTCTGTTACTTCTTTATATGAGTGAAGAGGATGCATTTTGGTTATTAGTTGCGTTACTAAAAGGAGCAGTTCATGCACCAATGGAAGGTTTATATCAGGTATAGCTCTTACTCTATATGAATATCTTGATCTTATCTTTGGCGGTTTGTAGACTAATTAGATGTAATCATGCCCACCATTACTTTACCTAAAAAGAAGAATGTTAGACCGCTATTTTATCATCTGGTCCATTTTCTATAGTCAAaagcaacaacaaaaacaaaagaaactgaTGTTATCAGATAAAGCAAGTGGTCAAATTGGATTTAGGTGGTAAATTACAATTAATTGGGGTGAGGCTTTAACGTAAACTTGTGAGTTTCGGAAGGAGTATATTGCTAGAAGGATTAATTGTTGTTAACTCAATATGTTGTAATATATACTAGGTTTCGAAACTATAACCTTATGCTCTAGGGTGGCGggcctttattttatcttttattataatttattttgtcttCTAGGCTACTTGCGAAGCGCATTGGTTTCTCTTCATGCAAATTAAAGTTTATccatgtttttctttcttttcaaggGACACGCAATCTGAGCATAGAGCCTACACCTTCGTTATACTTTATCTGTTGTTTCCAGTGCCTACACCTTTGTTTTACGTGAAGGATTTTTCTTATGTTATTTGGTGGCTTTCTGAGCTTTCTGGAGCTCTAATTCTGTTAtgatgtttttgttgttgtcttAAATATGCCTCATATCTATTTGTGGTTTTGATCACCTTGTTCACTTTCATTTTTATCTATACGGGTTATCcctagtttgtttgtttgttatattCAAAGCCGAGAAAAGGATAAAATGGCTTCGGTGCTCTTAGAAATGTTAGTTTATGCTTGTCATGTAGGTAGGGCTACCACTGGTACAACAATACCTTTTTCAGTTTGACCAGTTAGTAAAGGAGCACTTGCCAAAGCTGGGAGAGCATTTTACTCAAGAAATGATAAATCCAAGCATGTATGCAAGCCAGTGGTTCATAACCGTTTTCTCCTACTCTTTCCCGTTCCATTTGGCTCTTCGAATTTGGGATGTCTTTCTCTACGAGGTTAGTGATTTTTAATGTCTTGCATCTCTCTTTCGAATTACAATTGTTGGTTGGAGTCTATTCTAAAATAAATCAGTTTGTATTTTTCACAGGGTGTTAGAATCGTTTTCAAAGTTGGTTTAGCCTTATTAAAGTATTGCCACGACGACTTGGTGAGTGCATCAGGACGGCTGTCTGCTCCGCACCATGATAACTAGAACATTGCCTTCTCATACTCTGTTTTCCTGTTTGTTTTTGACAGATAAAATTACCCTTCGAGAAACTTATTCATGCTTTGCGTAACTTCCCTGACAATGCAATGAATCCGGATACTTTACTTCCATTGGCTTACTCAATCAAGGTTTTTCTCCATATCCATTTCATTGCTTCTATCATCATAGTTTCTTGTTTCGTTGATGGTTGAAGTTCCAATATTGTAATTTGCTGCATCATTCACACTCAAATGTCTTTCGATGATCTCACTAGGTATCAAGGGGTTTGGAGGAAACGAGGCAGGAGTACGAGAAGAAGAATGGAAAGGGAGGTCAGTTGCCAGAGAGTCAGAAGCGGTTGGAATGAAGGTTGTGCTCATCTCATCGGAGCGCCATATAAATTAACACGTCATTCATCATCTTTCCGGCATTGCGGCTATCGTCCAGAAGAATGTATCATTGACAACTTGGCATCGATCGTTGTTTGATAGTTGCGTCCTTGTTTATGAACTCCCCTATTCATGTTACAAGCTCAAACGTTGTTAGATGTGAATATTTGTTAACGTATATTAAGATGGGAAAACCTAAAGGATGTGCATAAATCTTGTAATTCTTGCATTAATCTTGGCTgcagctattccatcatccacaTGAACTCCTGTTTTAAATTTTACTGACGATGTTTGCAAGGATTTTTGGGTCCCGGCTCCTATGTACCGGCCTTCTAGGCAGCTAGGCTGtgcttttgagtttttgtcaaGCCTTGGCACGAGGCCGGTACAAAGGAAGCGGGATTATTTTGAAATATATGAGGCCTCAGTCTTGGGGTCATCATTCGACCTTCGGTCCGACAGTGAAAGAGGGCAGCTCCGTAGTCTAAAGCCCGATCGACCTAGTGAAATGAAATTACGAATCAGATCTGATTGAGTGATCTAATCCGTAGATTTCGTTACT encodes:
- the LOC137708102 gene encoding probable inactive ATP-dependent zinc metalloprotease FTSHI 3, chloroplastic, with the translated sequence MASCFSVVSNTGFLSIPNKLEFHGNKSKSLGKYRGCRSSFAFRSVGFRKLRNFQHGLFSNNELRPLMNGNSGVWLEGLNSCCKSRHGLCCYNKMEPFMNTNSTNKQVLLGKKGDTKLRSLRRRFSLRLRPRLRWLVMRVKRVTIQSVLNGVGTFLRMNMRRVTLVSLVSVILGLCYLFLKFTAVPSPKMVPYSELITSLQNESVTKVLLEEGSRRIYYNTNSRVDGGTQLSEGELPSIESENVADKVTSNDGSRSSQAPNRNVLRKLSPTQASTPDWQYLTRKVDHDEKFLLSLMREKGITYSSAPQSVLMSMRTTLITIISLWIPLMPLMWLLYRQLSAANSPARKRRPDKQLVGFEDVEGVDAAKLELMEIVLCLQGAINYNKLGAKLPRGVLLVGPPGTGKTLLARAVAGEAGVPFFSVSASEFVEMFVGRGAARIRDLFNMARKHSPSIVFIDELDAVGTKRGRSFNDERDQTLNQLLTEMDGFESDSKVIVVAATNRPEVLDSALCRPGRFSRKIVVGEPDEEGRRKILAVHLRGVPLEEDTNLICDLIASLTRGYVGADLANIVNEAALLAARRGGETVAREDVMEAIERAKFGINDKQLRPSTISKELGKMFPWMPSLMGKNTRQDGVQGPLGYQTLS
- the LOC137707701 gene encoding uncharacterized protein; the protein is MENKLEEDDDHEPGPVPPLRLDRFGFLKPEISPEGLTKSRSAFEYDREERRVRKWRKMIGVGGSDWKHYIRRKPHVVKRRIRKGIPDCLRGLVWQLISGSRDLLLMNPGVYEQLVIYETSASELDIIRDISRTFPSHVFFQQRHGPGQRSLYNVLKAYSVFDREVGYVQGMGFLAGLLLLYMSEEDAFWLLVALLKGAVHAPMEGLYQVGLPLVQQYLFQFDQLVKEHLPKLGEHFTQEMINPSMYASQWFITVFSYSFPFHLALRIWDVFLYEGVRIVFKVGLALLKYCHDDLIKLPFEKLIHALRNFPDNAMNPDTLLPLAYSIKVSRGLEETRQEYEKKNGKGGQLPESQKRLE